In Micromonospora purpureochromogenes, a single window of DNA contains:
- the rph gene encoding rifamycin-inactivating phosphotransferase has translation MIEQYVLDLQEVDETQVAIVGGKAAHLGGLSRIEGIRVPAGFCVTTAAFRRIMAEAPSIDDRLDQLTRLNPDDRGAIRTLSAGIRRTIEGIAIPGDLAAAITRALAQLGEQAAYAVRSSATAEDMPTASFAGQQDTYLNVVGRAAILQHVSRCWASLFTERAVTYRLRNGIDHRTVHMAVVVQQMVFSDAAGILFTADPVTGNRKVATVDASFGLGEALVAGLVNPDVFKVRDGEVVAEAVAAKQRAVHALPAGGTQEVAIDPQRQEQPALTGAQVVRLVQLGRRIEAHFGRPQDIEWCLADDDFQIVQSRPITTLFPIPAARDRENHVYVSVGHQQMMTDPMKPLGVSVWQLTAMAPMHEAGGRLFVDVTRRLASPASRAGLLEMVGRGDPLIRDALETVLDCGDFVPTLPEAGPGGPPASGASAPIETDPAIVTELIQRSQASIAALRREIRTKTGPALFDFLLEAFQEHKRVLGDPLSMQAIMAGMEATWWLNDQLREWLGEKNAADTLTLSAPGNVTSEMGLALLDVADVIRPHPEVVAFLQGVEDDGFLDELPKLAGGTEARDAIEAYLDRYGMRCVGEIDITRPRWRERPTTLVPVILDNVRNFEPGAAERRFEQGRQEAQKKAQVVLERLRALPDGEQKADETKRMIDRVRTFIGYREYPKYGIVSRYFVYKQALLGEAERLVQANVLAEKEDIFYLTFQELHDVARSSQVDDQLIQQREDAFRSYHALTPPRVLTSDGEAIAGAYRRDDVPTGALIGLPVSAGTIEGRARVILDMAQADLEPGDILVTPHTDPSWTPLFVAITGLVTEVGGLMTHGAVIAREYGLPAVVGVVDATRLIPDGQRIRVHGSDGYVEILP, from the coding sequence ATGATCGAGCAGTACGTGTTGGATCTTCAAGAGGTTGACGAGACGCAGGTCGCGATCGTTGGCGGCAAGGCCGCGCACCTGGGCGGGCTGTCGCGGATCGAAGGCATCCGCGTACCGGCTGGGTTCTGCGTGACGACGGCCGCCTTCCGGCGGATCATGGCGGAAGCGCCGTCGATCGACGATCGGCTCGATCAGCTGACGCGCCTGAACCCGGATGACCGGGGGGCGATCCGCACGCTCAGCGCGGGGATCCGCCGGACCATCGAAGGGATCGCCATCCCGGGCGATCTGGCGGCGGCGATCACCCGCGCGCTCGCCCAGCTCGGCGAGCAAGCCGCCTACGCCGTGCGATCCAGCGCCACGGCAGAGGACATGCCGACGGCCTCCTTCGCGGGCCAGCAGGACACGTACCTGAACGTCGTGGGCCGGGCGGCGATCCTCCAGCACGTCAGCCGGTGCTGGGCGTCGCTATTCACCGAGCGGGCCGTGACCTACCGCCTGCGGAACGGCATCGACCACCGTACGGTCCACATGGCCGTGGTCGTGCAGCAGATGGTCTTCTCGGATGCGGCCGGCATCCTGTTCACGGCCGACCCCGTCACGGGCAACCGGAAGGTCGCCACCGTGGACGCCAGCTTCGGCCTCGGCGAGGCCCTGGTCGCCGGCCTGGTGAACCCGGACGTCTTCAAGGTGCGCGACGGCGAGGTCGTCGCCGAGGCGGTCGCCGCCAAACAGCGTGCCGTCCACGCCCTGCCGGCTGGCGGGACGCAGGAAGTGGCGATCGACCCGCAGCGGCAGGAGCAGCCGGCGCTGACGGGTGCGCAGGTCGTGCGGCTCGTGCAGCTCGGGCGGCGGATCGAAGCGCATTTCGGCCGCCCGCAGGACATCGAATGGTGCCTGGCCGACGATGACTTCCAGATCGTGCAGAGCCGGCCAATCACCACGCTGTTCCCCATCCCCGCGGCCCGCGACCGGGAGAACCACGTCTACGTCTCCGTCGGTCATCAGCAGATGATGACCGACCCCATGAAGCCACTGGGCGTCTCCGTGTGGCAGCTGACGGCCATGGCGCCGATGCACGAGGCCGGCGGGAGGCTGTTCGTCGACGTCACCCGGCGCCTGGCCTCGCCCGCGAGCCGAGCCGGCCTCCTGGAGATGGTGGGGAGGGGCGATCCGCTGATCAGGGACGCGCTGGAGACCGTCCTCGACTGCGGCGACTTCGTCCCGACGCTCCCGGAGGCTGGTCCCGGCGGACCGCCGGCCAGCGGTGCGTCCGCCCCGATCGAGACCGATCCGGCCATCGTCACCGAGCTGATCCAACGCAGCCAGGCCTCCATCGCGGCCCTGCGGCGCGAGATCCGGACGAAGACCGGACCGGCGCTGTTCGACTTCCTGCTGGAGGCCTTCCAGGAGCACAAGCGAGTCCTCGGTGATCCATTGAGCATGCAGGCGATCATGGCGGGGATGGAGGCCACCTGGTGGCTCAACGACCAGCTGCGGGAATGGCTGGGCGAGAAGAACGCGGCCGACACCCTCACGCTGTCCGCCCCCGGCAACGTCACGTCGGAGATGGGACTGGCGCTGCTCGACGTCGCGGACGTGATCCGCCCGCACCCGGAGGTGGTGGCGTTCCTGCAGGGCGTGGAGGACGACGGCTTCCTGGACGAGCTGCCGAAGCTCGCGGGCGGGACCGAAGCGCGCGACGCCATCGAGGCCTACCTCGACCGGTACGGCATGCGCTGCGTCGGCGAGATCGACATCACGAGACCGCGTTGGCGCGAACGCCCCACCACGCTCGTGCCCGTGATCCTCGACAACGTCAGGAACTTCGAGCCGGGCGCCGCCGAGCGGCGCTTCGAGCAAGGACGGCAGGAGGCGCAGAAGAAGGCGCAGGTGGTGCTCGAACGCCTGCGGGCACTGCCGGACGGGGAGCAGAAGGCCGACGAGACGAAGCGCATGATCGACCGGGTCCGGACCTTCATCGGCTACCGGGAGTACCCGAAGTACGGCATCGTCAGCCGCTACTTCGTCTACAAGCAGGCCCTGCTGGGAGAGGCCGAGCGCCTCGTGCAGGCCAACGTGCTCGCTGAGAAGGAGGACATCTTCTACCTCACGTTCCAGGAGCTCCACGACGTCGCGCGCTCGAGCCAGGTGGATGACCAGCTCATCCAGCAGCGCGAGGACGCGTTCCGGTCGTACCACGCGCTCACGCCGCCCCGGGTGCTGACATCGGATGGCGAGGCCATCGCCGGGGCGTACCGACGCGACGACGTGCCGACCGGCGCCCTGATCGGCCTACCCGTCTCCGCCGGGACCATCGAAGGGCGCGCCCGCGTCATCCTGGACATGGCCCAGGCTGATCTCGAACCGGGTGACATCCTCGTCACGCCCCACACGGACCCGAGCTGGACGCCCCTCTTCGTCGCCATCACAGGCCTGGTGACGGAGGTCGGAGGATTGATGACACACGGCGCAGTGATCGCGCGGGAGTACGGCCTGCCGGCTGTCGTCGGTGTGGTGGATGCCACCCGGCTGATTCCCGATGGGCAGCGGATCCGCGTGCACGGAAGCGACGGGTACGTCGAGATCCTGCCTTGA
- a CDS encoding TfoX/Sxy family protein: MAYDEDLANRVRALIGREPGIGEKRMFGGLALMLNGNMAVVIRGAGGLMVRVNPALSEQLLTEHGAQPAQMRGRTMRGWITVEPSACAKDADLRSWVKQGVTYTRCLPAK, encoded by the coding sequence ATGGCATATGACGAGGATCTCGCGAACCGGGTGCGGGCCCTGATCGGACGTGAGCCCGGGATCGGCGAGAAGCGGATGTTCGGTGGCCTGGCGCTGATGCTCAACGGCAACATGGCTGTGGTCATCCGCGGCGCAGGCGGCTTGATGGTCCGGGTCAACCCAGCGCTGTCTGAGCAGCTGCTGACCGAACACGGCGCTCAACCGGCGCAAATGCGCGGTCGAACCATGCGCGGTTGGATCACGGTCGAGCCGTCGGCATGCGCGAAGGACGCCGACCTTCGCAGCTGGGTCAAGCAGGGCGTCACCTACACCCGGTGCCTGCCGGCGAAGTGA
- a CDS encoding DUF1152 domain-containing protein, translating into MPADPGAFSLAVPPLFAALAPARSILIAGAGGGFDVYAGLPLAFALSRGGAQVHLASLSFSELELIDRDAWVAEHVAAVQPDTGSPDWYFPERTLARWLAAQELPSTVYAFPPLGVQPLRAAYRYLVEQLHIDAVVLVDGGTDVLLRGDESDLGTPVEDITSLAAVAALDVPVKLVTSLGFGIDAYDGVNHVQVLENLAALDRDGGYLGALSIPGSSREAALYRDAVADARAATPDRPSIVQGQIAAATSGAFGDVRFTRRTGGGDLFVNPLMAIYFTVDLDKLAARCLYLDRIENTIGRRQVITRIQAFRDELLNARIPRAFPH; encoded by the coding sequence TTGCCGGCCGACCCCGGTGCGTTCTCGTTGGCCGTTCCGCCGCTGTTTGCCGCGCTGGCTCCGGCGCGCAGCATCCTCATCGCCGGAGCGGGCGGGGGGTTCGACGTGTACGCCGGCCTGCCCTTGGCGTTCGCCCTGTCTCGCGGCGGCGCACAGGTGCACCTGGCCAGCCTGTCCTTCTCTGAACTCGAACTGATCGACCGGGACGCGTGGGTAGCGGAGCACGTCGCGGCGGTGCAGCCGGACACTGGTAGCCCGGACTGGTACTTCCCCGAACGGACGCTCGCCCGGTGGCTGGCGGCTCAGGAGCTGCCGTCGACCGTGTACGCCTTTCCGCCGCTGGGTGTCCAGCCGTTACGGGCGGCGTACCGGTACCTGGTCGAGCAACTCCACATCGATGCGGTGGTGCTGGTCGATGGCGGCACCGATGTCCTGCTGCGCGGCGACGAAAGCGATCTCGGTACCCCGGTGGAGGACATCACCAGCCTGGCCGCCGTGGCCGCGCTGGACGTGCCGGTCAAGCTGGTGACCAGTCTCGGCTTCGGCATCGACGCCTACGACGGCGTCAACCACGTCCAGGTGCTGGAGAACCTCGCCGCACTCGACCGCGACGGCGGCTACCTCGGTGCCCTGTCCATCCCCGGTTCCAGTCGGGAGGCGGCGCTGTACCGCGATGCCGTCGCCGACGCCCGGGCCGCCACCCCGGACCGGCCGAGCATCGTCCAAGGACAGATCGCCGCCGCCACCAGCGGCGCGTTCGGAGACGTCCGGTTCACCCGGCGCACCGGCGGCGGCGACCTGTTCGTCAACCCGCTGATGGCGATCTACTTCACCGTCGACCTCGACAAACTCGCCGCCCGATGCCTGTACCTCGACCGCATCGAAAACACCATCGGCAGGCGACAGGTCATCACGCGCATCCAAGCGTTCCGCGACGAACTGCTCAACGCACGCATCCCCCGCGCATTTCCGCACTGA
- a CDS encoding VOC family protein produces MAIQRMDNVLIVVDDLDAVIAFFVELGMELEGKGPIEGRWVERVIGIDDVRQDVAMLRTPDGHGRIELARFHTPKAISAEPKDAPANTLGIRRIMFAVDDIEYVVARLRTHGAELVGELAQYEDAYRLCYVRGPEDIIVGLAEQLS; encoded by the coding sequence ATGGCGATCCAGCGGATGGACAACGTCCTCATCGTTGTCGACGACCTCGACGCGGTAATTGCATTCTTCGTCGAACTTGGCATGGAGCTGGAGGGCAAAGGGCCGATCGAGGGACGTTGGGTGGAGCGTGTCATCGGGATCGACGACGTCCGGCAGGACGTCGCTATGCTGCGCACCCCGGACGGCCACGGTCGCATCGAGCTGGCGAGGTTCCACACGCCGAAGGCGATCAGCGCCGAGCCGAAGGATGCACCAGCGAATACGCTGGGCATTCGTCGCATCATGTTCGCCGTCGACGACATCGAGTACGTCGTCGCCCGCCTGCGTACCCACGGCGCCGAGCTCGTCGGCGAGCTGGCGCAGTACGAGGACGCCTATCGTCTGTGCTACGTCCGCGGCCCGGAGGACATCATCGTCGGACTGGCCGAACAGCTCAGCTGA